A stretch of DNA from Lentibacillus cibarius:
TTTAGAAGGAGATTCGATCTAAGTATCCTTTGGTTTAAGGATGAGTTTTCCATTAACTCTTGTTTTAAGGGAGAAGATGGATCGACGGCAATGGCAACACCGTCACAAAAGCCGCGTTTGCGCCTTGGGCTAATAATCTAAGGGTCGTTGAAACAGGCAAAGGTTTGATTTAAAAATTTAGAAGTGGCGTGTGTCGTTTTTAAATGTATGTGCTATTTTTGGCTGGTAACGTGCAACAAACCGCCAGTAACCACCAGGGTTGATAGTGCCAAAAAGAGAATGATTCAAAAGCAATCGAGCGTCTAACGACGGTCGATATTTTTATGCTTAAAAGACAATTAAAAAGGCGAACACGTAAAGCAAGGACGCTACTCAGCCCGTCGTTGCTCATTTTGTGTTCCAAACAGGAAAGGGAGGTTCATTTAAAAAGGAGAGAGGCTGATTAACATAGATTGTTTCGCTGTGTTGCTCTTGGGTTGGGAAGAGCAACATGGTAAGTGGCAAATGAGCTGGCCTGCCAGCTACATGCACCCGCATGATATTTGTCATTGGTACAGGGCAGCATGCCCACTCGCAAGAGAACGTACCAGCAGATCACTCATCGTTAATTTCATATTTGCTAAGCTGCAACATTTTGTTGATGCGGAAGGCGGCGGTCTCTTTGCCGGGATTTATTTTAAATAAATCCCGGCAAAGAGACCGCCGCCGGACACCTCAGCTGAAAACGAACACGCCAAGCGTTACACCGATTTCCGTTTTTGAGGAGATGCTGAGGACAACGTTATTTGCAGACGTCCGAGGTATGTCCATTTTGCAAAAGGAGGAGTTTAGATGGCGAAAGGAAAATCACCAATTCAAGCACAGGCTGACAAGTTATTTAAGCATACAAGGTCAGGATCCTACGGAACACGTGCCAGATATCAGGGCAGCTGCAAGCAATTTTTACAGTTTGTTCATGAGGAATTTAAGATGAAGAACTTACGCAACCTTCAGGATAAACATGTCGTGGCCTTTATCCATGCAAGACAGGATGCAGGGATAACAACCAAGACGATCAAGAACGATCTGGGGGCAATACGGTATCTCCATGACATGGTTCCTAATGCCAAACATGAACTGACTTCTAATGATGAACTGGAAAGGCAACATGGGATTGAACTTGAAACAGAAGCAAAAGGCGACCGTTCCTGGACAAACGAAGAATACAACAATATGTATGCTTTTGCTGATGAGCAAAGCAAAGAAGGTGGGGCTGAACAACGGACAGCTTGTGATGTACGGGATACGTTTGTTTTAAGTCGTACCATGGGATTGCGTGTGGCTGAGGCTGTGGCTATGCACCGTTCACAAGCTGAAAACGCACTCCGGACTGGCGTTTATCAAGTAAAAAATGAAGCAAAAAACGGTAAGCACCGCCAAGTGCCCCTTTCTTCGGAAGCGAGGGAAATGCTGACCGAGCGACTGCAATCTGTCGAGCGTGGTGAAAAGATCTTTGTGCAACCGACAGAAAAAACGCATCGCGCGATTAACCGAATCGAAAAATATCTTGGGCGTCACCGTAATAAATTCGAGACACAGGAAGGCCGAGAAAGGCGTTCCCATGAAGGTGGCTATAACAGACTCACTTTTCATGGCCTGCGTTATAATTATGTACAGGATCGGCTGAACTGGGAAATGTTGCATGGACGAAACTTTCGGCATGCAGCAAAAATCATCACGAAAGAAGTCGGGCATAACCGACTGGAAGTTATTAATGTTTATTTGGGTAAAAAATGATGTTTCTGTCTATGTTGAGAAGTTTTTAAATTAAGGAGATAGTATCGCGCACGCGCGC
This window harbors:
- a CDS encoding phage integrase N-terminal domain-containing protein is translated as MAKGKSPIQAQADKLFKHTRSGSYGTRARYQGSCKQFLQFVHEEFKMKNLRNLQDKHVVAFIHARQDAGITTKTIKNDLGAIRYLHDMVPNAKHELTSNDELERQHGIELETEAKGDRSWTNEEYNNMYAFADEQSKEGGAEQRTACDVRDTFVLSRTMGLRVAEAVAMHRSQAENALRTGVYQVKNEAKNGKHRQVPLSSEAREMLTERLQSVERGEKIFVQPTEKTHRAINRIEKYLGRHRNKFETQEGRERRSHEGGYNRLTFHGLRYNYVQDRLNWEMLHGRNFRHAAKIITKEVGHNRLEVINVYLGKK